Sequence from the Chitinophagales bacterium genome:
GATACCGATCGATACATACAAATTATGGATTATGGTAAGAAAATGCCAGAGTTTCCTGAATCAGAAAAAACGGAATCGAATGAAGTCAAAGGCTGTCAAAGTAAAGTATGGCTCACCTATAGATATGATAATGGAAAGTTGTATTTCCAAGCGGATAGCAACACAGCCATTACGAAAGGAATCGTAGCAATTCTTGTTTTTTTATGGTCCGATTTATCTCCAAAAGAAATATCAGAAGCTAGTTTAGATATTTTGGAAAAAATCGAATTAAGAAAACATCTTACTTCACAGCGAAATAATGGATTGACTGCTATGATACAAAAAATGAAAGGCGTAGCAAGTGTAGTATCCAATGATTAATGAAAAAATGTAAAATATCCGAAGCAATGACCCAAGAAGAAAGAAACGTTTTGAAAGATAAAATTATCGAAGCTCTCAAAACAATATATGACCCCGAAATACCCGTCGATATCTATGAATTAGGACTCATTTATGAAGTGAATATCGATGAGAAAGCACATGTAGAAATCGTAATGACCTTGACTTCACCGAATTGTCCCGTAGCGGGCTCGCTCCCAGAGGACGTGAGAACAAAAGTCGCAGAGGTAGAAGGAGTCAGCGGCGCACATGTCGAGCTTGTATTCGAACCAGCTTGGGACAAGACATTTATGAGTGAGGAAGCCATGCTCGAATTAGGATTTTTATAGATTTTAAACGATTTATCCTATTTTTACCTCTAATAAATTGATTATATGAAGTATTTTGTTCTATTCTTAAGTTCTATTTTGTTTTTTAATGTAGATGCACAAACAAAAACAGAAGGAACAGCTCCAAAAATCAAGGAAATAAATTTGTCCGATACCTCTTTAAAGGATTATGCGCCTGCACTTACTACCCCAGCCACTCAGCCTGTACCAGTATCAGAGTATGGTACGAAGAAAGCCGAACTATACAAAAAAAGATTAGAGGCTCAAAAGGCGAAAAAAAAAAGCGGAAATGGAGACGAAGCAGTAAGCCCAAAGATTCTGCAACAGTTCGAAGGTAATGCTACAAATAGCACTCCTGCAGATAATGATGTAGCAGTAGGACTTGATGGTAAAATTATCAGTGCGGTTAATTCTAATATTCAAATTTATAATGAAAATGGTGTTTCGATACAGACGAAGACACTTGCATCCTTAGCTAGTAGTTTGGGTAGTTTTACATCTAATTCAGATCCACGATTATTATACGATGCTCAATCCGATAGATATGTAATTGTTTGGTTTACTGGAAGTAATAGTACTACCAATAAAATTATTGTAGGATTTACCAAAACTAATGATCCAGCAGGGGCTTGGAATATGTATACGTTAAATGGAGCATCATTCAACGATTCTACTTGGAGTGACTATCCAATTATTTCATTAAGCAATAAAGATTTGTTCATTACCTTTAATCAAGTAAAGGATAATATACATTGGTCAGTTGGTTTTAAACAATCTGTGATTTGGCAGATAGATAAGCAAAAAGGTTATGATGGCGATCCTTTAAAGTTTACCCTATGGAGCGATATCAAATATAAAGGCGGCTTTTTAAGAAATATATGTCCTGCAAAATATCAGACAGCCAGTCCAGATAGCAATATGTATTTCTTATCCGTAAGAAATGTGGCAGAATCGAATGATACTATTTTTCTTTTAGAAATTACGAACACCTATGCTTCTGGTAAGGCACAATTAAAGCAGAAAGTGTTAAAATCTCCTGTCAAATATGGATTTCCGCCTAATGCCTTTCAGAAAAAAATAGGAGGAAAAATCCAACAACTTATGACGAATGATGCCAGAGTCTTGGCAGCAATTTATGAAAATAATCATGTTCACTTTGGATTGAACTCTATCTTGAATCCTGATGTTACTGCAACGGTAATGCTAGGGAGCATTAAAAATGTAAGTAGCCCCGCCCCTATAGTACAATCTAAATTATTAAATATTTCTGGAATGGAATTCGGTTATCCGAGTATGGCCTATGCCGGCACGGATATCTATGATCATAGAATCGTATACTCATTCTCACATTGTCGTGAAGATAGTTTTCCAGGCACCTCTGTTATTTATAAAGATGCGAAAGATAATTATTCAAAACTAATGGTGGTCAAAGAGGGGATTACGCATATCGATGCGATTCCTCCAGGTATACCATCGTATCCTGAGGACACTATTGAGAGATGGGGAGATTATACCAATATGCAGACTTTGCATCAGATACCTAATCAAGTATTTTTAACGGGGTCATTCGGTAAAAATAATCGCATGGCTACATGGCTAGCAAAACTCGAAATTAATGATACTGTAAAAGGACCTAAACCAACTGCATCTATTCAAGTTTCAAACAAT
This genomic interval carries:
- a CDS encoding SufE family protein encodes the protein MTLAEREAELIEIFEWIEDDTDRYIQIMDYGKKMPEFPESEKTESNEVKGCQSKVWLTYRYDNGKLYFQADSNTAITKGIVAILVFLWSDLSPKEISEASLDILEKIELRKHLTSQRNNGLTAMIQKMKGVASVVSND
- a CDS encoding SUF system Fe-S cluster assembly protein, producing the protein MTQEERNVLKDKIIEALKTIYDPEIPVDIYELGLIYEVNIDEKAHVEIVMTLTSPNCPVAGSLPEDVRTKVAEVEGVSGAHVELVFEPAWDKTFMSEEAMLELGFL
- a CDS encoding T9SS type A sorting domain-containing protein; the encoded protein is MKYFVLFLSSILFFNVDAQTKTEGTAPKIKEINLSDTSLKDYAPALTTPATQPVPVSEYGTKKAELYKKRLEAQKAKKKSGNGDEAVSPKILQQFEGNATNSTPADNDVAVGLDGKIISAVNSNIQIYNENGVSIQTKTLASLASSLGSFTSNSDPRLLYDAQSDRYVIVWFTGSNSTTNKIIVGFTKTNDPAGAWNMYTLNGASFNDSTWSDYPIISLSNKDLFITFNQVKDNIHWSVGFKQSVIWQIDKQKGYDGDPLKFTLWSDIKYKGGFLRNICPAKYQTASPDSNMYFLSVRNVAESNDTIFLLEITNTYASGKAQLKQKVLKSPVKYGFPPNAFQKKIGGKIQQLMTNDARVLAAIYENNHVHFGLNSILNPDVTATVMLGSIKNVSSPAPIVQSKLLNISGMEFGYPSMAYAGTDIYDHRIVYSFSHCREDSFPGTSVIYKDAKDNYSKLMVVKEGITHIDAIPPGIPSYPEDTIERWGDYTNMQTLHQIPNQVFLTGSFGKNNRMATWLAKLEINDTVKGPKPTASIQVSNNTSSFNVFPNPVQNKYFEAHFDLEESEYLHFNLMDMQGRLVTKLLETKANAGFNQFQFRTNDLSTGQYLLQIKGEKSIGMFKVIID